In Propionimicrobium sp. PCR01-08-3, one DNA window encodes the following:
- a CDS encoding helix-turn-helix domain-containing protein — protein MAAKSSIGGARSFLPAARTRAAIAKRLAAQAGRMSTAVVNEMEIRHPWYTNLSAEERSWVSMVANEGINGFVEWFADDDASELDPARIFNVAPRSLTRKINLHQTVDLIRTTIDIVEEQIGKLMPRGDRGVLQTAILHYSREIAFASAEVYARAAESRGSWDERIEALIVDAVVRADSNEDLLSRASALGWHTQAPVTVAVGAAPGDDDFAELRKAAERLGLVAMAALHGDRLVVVLSPSSPDAEPDEQSTLDWLAKLAPHFGDGAIVVGPLVAGLHRASESARAALSGARSAKAWPEGPRILTARDLLPERALAGNGQARRELVETVFKPLVAAGGDLLETCVSFLDQGGSVEATARALFVHPNTVRYRLKRIAEVTKHSPSAARDAYVLRLAITLGRQHS, from the coding sequence ATGGCTGCAAAATCCTCGATCGGAGGGGCGCGGTCGTTCTTGCCTGCTGCCCGCACCCGGGCCGCCATCGCCAAACGGTTGGCCGCCCAGGCCGGCAGAATGAGCACGGCGGTCGTCAACGAAATGGAGATCCGGCACCCCTGGTACACCAACCTCAGCGCCGAAGAGCGCTCCTGGGTCTCCATGGTCGCCAACGAAGGCATCAACGGCTTCGTGGAATGGTTCGCCGATGACGACGCATCCGAACTCGATCCGGCGCGCATCTTCAACGTCGCACCCCGCTCGCTGACCCGCAAGATCAACCTGCACCAGACCGTCGATCTGATCCGCACCACCATCGACATCGTCGAAGAGCAGATCGGCAAGCTGATGCCGCGCGGTGACCGCGGCGTGCTGCAAACCGCCATCCTGCACTACTCACGCGAGATCGCCTTCGCCTCGGCGGAGGTCTATGCCCGGGCCGCCGAATCCAGGGGCAGCTGGGACGAGCGGATCGAAGCCCTCATCGTGGACGCGGTCGTGCGCGCCGACTCCAACGAAGACCTGTTGTCCAGGGCTTCTGCCTTGGGCTGGCACACTCAGGCCCCGGTGACGGTCGCGGTCGGCGCCGCTCCCGGCGATGACGACTTTGCGGAGTTGCGCAAAGCTGCCGAGCGCCTGGGGCTGGTTGCGATGGCGGCTTTGCACGGCGATCGACTCGTCGTGGTGCTCTCCCCCAGCTCACCGGACGCCGAGCCCGACGAACAGAGCACCCTCGACTGGCTCGCCAAGCTCGCCCCTCATTTCGGTGACGGCGCGATCGTCGTGGGTCCCCTGGTTGCCGGGCTGCATCGCGCCAGTGAGTCGGCACGTGCTGCTCTTTCGGGCGCACGATCAGCAAAGGCCTGGCCCGAGGGCCCCAGAATCCTCACGGCGCGCGATCTTCTGCCGGAGCGGGCCCTGGCGGGCAACGGCCAGGCTCGCCGTGAATTGGTCGAGACGGTGTTCAAGCCACTCGTCGCCGCCGGCGGCGATCTGCTCGAAACCTGCGTGAGTTTCCTCGACCAGGGCGGATCTGTCGAGGCGACCGCCCGGGCGCTGTTCGTCCACCCCAACACGGTGCGGTACAGGCTCAAACGCATCGCCGAAGTCACCAAGCACTCCCCCAGTGCCGCCCGGGACGCCTACGTCTTGCGGCTAGCGATCACTTTGGGCCGCCAACACTCCTGA
- a CDS encoding sugar kinase — MKLREDAKWSIVIPTSMGIRICPEDAQPVQTANRFTMQVTSAESNVGSISSYLGEPVKILTNFVQGSPISMMIKSNLASRFMAFEGPDLPQGGAWGYRHQFNIADSGYGNRGARVWNDRAGEVGLQLDAKDFDFDRIFGDEGAKIVHMSGLIAALSPKTLQFCLDVAHEAKKHGAAVSFDLNFRASFWAGREEELRAGFTEIANNCSILIGNEEDFQLALGLEGPDAGGKGIGAKIEGFKAMINTAHERFPGVEVFATTLREVVNANHHLWGAILWADGEFHVAEPRDIGVLDRIGGGDSTVGGILYGLLKGWEPEKCLQFGWASGAITTTFLTDYAVPADEEQIWSVWEGNARIKR, encoded by the coding sequence ATGAAACTCCGTGAGGACGCCAAGTGGTCGATCGTCATCCCGACCAGCATGGGAATCCGTATCTGTCCTGAAGATGCCCAGCCTGTGCAGACCGCGAATCGCTTTACCATGCAGGTCACCTCGGCAGAGAGCAATGTCGGATCCATCTCCAGCTACCTCGGCGAGCCGGTCAAGATCCTCACCAACTTCGTGCAGGGCAGCCCGATCTCGATGATGATCAAATCAAACCTGGCGTCGCGGTTCATGGCTTTCGAAGGCCCCGATCTGCCGCAGGGCGGCGCTTGGGGATATCGCCATCAGTTCAACATCGCCGACTCCGGCTACGGCAACCGCGGCGCCCGGGTGTGGAATGACCGCGCCGGTGAGGTGGGCCTGCAGCTCGACGCCAAGGACTTCGACTTCGACCGCATCTTTGGCGACGAGGGCGCGAAGATCGTCCACATGTCAGGGCTGATCGCAGCGCTTTCCCCGAAGACCTTGCAGTTCTGCTTGGATGTCGCTCACGAGGCTAAGAAGCATGGCGCCGCGGTCAGCTTCGATCTGAACTTCCGCGCGTCCTTCTGGGCCGGACGCGAAGAAGAGTTGCGCGCGGGGTTCACCGAGATCGCCAACAACTGCTCGATCCTGATCGGCAACGAGGAGGACTTCCAGTTGGCTCTCGGCCTGGAGGGCCCCGATGCCGGCGGCAAGGGCATCGGCGCGAAGATCGAGGGCTTCAAGGCCATGATCAACACCGCCCACGAGAGGTTCCCGGGTGTCGAGGTGTTCGCGACCACGCTGCGTGAGGTCGTCAACGCCAACCATCACCTGTGGGGCGCGATCTTGTGGGCGGACGGCGAGTTCCACGTCGCCGAGCCGCGCGACATCGGCGTGCTCGACCGCATCGGCGGCGGCGATTCCACCGTGGGCGGCATCCTGTATGGCCTGCTCAAGGGCTGGGAGCCGGAGAAGTGTCTGCAGTTCGGCTGGGCGTCCGGTGCGATCACCACCACCTTCCTCACCGACTACGCGGTGCCTGCCGATGAGGAGCAGATCTGGTCGGTGTGGGAGGGCAACGCTCGCATCAAGCGCTGA
- the aceE gene encoding pyruvate dehydrogenase (acetyl-transferring), homodimeric type — protein sequence MIPREQPGPLLNGLPTNLPDTDVDETDEWLESLDGLIESGGRNRARYVMLRLNERARDQHIGVPSLVSTDYVNTIPKSKEVAYPGDPELEQQVRHMLRWNAAIQVHRQQRPGVGVGGHIASYASAATLYEVGLMHFWHGKDAEGGGDQVFFQGHASPGMYARALLEGRLSEDDMDGFRQEFSRPMGGRGLPSYPHPRRMPDFWEFPTVSMGIGPINAIYQASFNKYLDNRGIKDTGNQHVWAFLGDGEMDEVESRGALQLAANEGLDNLTFVINCNLQRLDGPVRGNGKIIQELESFFRGAGWNVIKLIWGANWDPLLENDTEGALVNVMNTTRDGDYQTFKANDGAYVREHFFGQDPRTAEMVADWTDDQIWALRRGGLDYTKIYNAYKAATEFSGAPTVILAHTIKGYFLGSHFAGRNATHQMKKLAIDDLKGLRDRCHIPVADEVLEADPYQPPYFNPGSQNPAIQYLLERRRELGGFVPERRGNHGKKLQLPDAKVYKSTRKGSGHQKVATTMAFVRLLKDLLRDKGVAPFIVPIIPDEARTFGMDSFFPTIKIYNANGQQYTPVDNDLMLAYREATNGQIMHVGINEAGATAAFTAAGTSYATHGQPMIPIYIFYSMFGIQRTADMWWAAADQLTRGFYIGATAGKTTLTGEGTQHMDGHSHMLTSTNEGIVSYDPAYGYEISYIVEDGLRRMYGDQPEDISYYLTVYNEPMVQPAEPENVDAEGIRRGIHLISEGSQGDKRAQVLASGVAVPWALEAQQLLKNDWGVESDVWSVTSWNELARDGRAADEEAFANPEAERRVPFVTQQLSGHQGPAVAVSDFMRAVQDQIRPWVPTDYYPLGADGFGFSDTRAAARRHLKIDGPSIVVRVLQALADRGELPREVVRQAIDRYDLNNVNAGASGEVGGDS from the coding sequence GTGATTCCTCGCGAGCAACCCGGCCCTCTGCTCAATGGCCTGCCGACCAACCTTCCAGACACCGATGTCGACGAAACCGATGAATGGTTGGAGTCGCTGGATGGGCTGATTGAATCAGGTGGACGCAACCGGGCGCGTTACGTCATGCTCCGGCTGAACGAGCGAGCCCGTGATCAGCACATCGGAGTGCCGTCGCTGGTGTCGACCGACTACGTCAACACCATTCCGAAATCGAAAGAGGTCGCCTACCCGGGCGATCCCGAACTTGAGCAGCAAGTTCGCCACATGCTGCGCTGGAACGCAGCCATTCAGGTGCACCGCCAGCAGCGTCCCGGCGTGGGAGTGGGCGGCCACATCGCCAGCTACGCGTCGGCGGCGACCCTCTATGAAGTCGGCCTGATGCATTTCTGGCACGGTAAGGACGCCGAGGGCGGCGGCGACCAGGTCTTCTTCCAGGGCCACGCTTCGCCGGGCATGTATGCCCGTGCGTTGCTCGAGGGCCGGCTGAGCGAGGACGACATGGATGGCTTCCGTCAGGAGTTCAGCCGCCCGATGGGTGGACGCGGCCTGCCGAGCTACCCGCACCCTCGTCGGATGCCCGACTTCTGGGAGTTCCCGACCGTGTCGATGGGCATCGGGCCGATCAACGCGATCTACCAGGCGTCCTTCAATAAGTATCTGGACAACCGCGGCATCAAGGACACCGGCAACCAGCATGTCTGGGCGTTCCTCGGCGACGGCGAGATGGACGAGGTCGAGTCGCGCGGCGCCCTTCAGCTGGCCGCCAACGAAGGCCTCGACAACCTCACCTTCGTGATCAACTGCAATCTGCAGCGGCTGGACGGCCCGGTACGCGGCAACGGCAAGATCATCCAGGAATTGGAGTCGTTCTTCCGGGGAGCCGGCTGGAACGTCATCAAGCTGATCTGGGGTGCCAACTGGGATCCGCTGCTGGAAAATGACACCGAGGGCGCGCTCGTCAATGTGATGAACACCACCCGTGACGGCGACTATCAGACCTTCAAGGCCAACGATGGCGCCTACGTACGCGAGCATTTCTTCGGCCAGGATCCGCGCACCGCCGAGATGGTCGCGGATTGGACGGACGACCAGATCTGGGCGCTGCGCCGTGGCGGTCTCGATTACACGAAGATCTATAACGCCTACAAGGCGGCCACCGAATTCAGCGGTGCGCCGACCGTTATTCTGGCGCACACCATCAAGGGCTACTTCCTCGGCAGCCATTTCGCGGGGCGCAACGCGACCCACCAGATGAAGAAGCTGGCGATCGATGATCTCAAGGGCCTGCGCGACCGTTGCCACATCCCGGTAGCCGACGAGGTGCTGGAGGCCGATCCGTATCAGCCGCCGTACTTTAACCCCGGCTCGCAGAACCCGGCGATCCAGTATCTGCTGGAGCGGCGCCGAGAACTCGGCGGGTTCGTGCCCGAGCGCCGCGGAAATCACGGTAAGAAGCTGCAGCTTCCCGACGCGAAGGTCTATAAGTCGACGCGTAAGGGCTCCGGGCATCAGAAGGTCGCCACCACGATGGCCTTCGTCCGGCTGCTCAAGGATCTGCTGCGTGACAAGGGAGTGGCACCGTTCATTGTGCCGATCATCCCGGACGAGGCCCGTACCTTCGGCATGGACTCGTTCTTCCCGACGATCAAGATCTACAACGCGAACGGCCAGCAGTACACCCCGGTCGACAACGACCTGATGCTGGCCTATCGCGAGGCCACCAACGGGCAGATCATGCACGTCGGCATCAATGAGGCCGGTGCCACCGCGGCCTTCACCGCAGCTGGTACCAGCTATGCCACGCACGGCCAGCCGATGATCCCGATCTACATCTTCTATTCGATGTTCGGTATTCAGCGCACGGCCGATATGTGGTGGGCGGCCGCCGACCAGCTGACGCGCGGCTTCTACATCGGCGCGACGGCGGGCAAGACCACCTTGACCGGTGAGGGCACTCAGCATATGGATGGCCATTCGCACATGCTGACCTCGACCAATGAGGGCATCGTCAGCTACGACCCTGCTTATGGGTATGAGATCAGCTACATCGTGGAGGACGGCCTGCGCCGTATGTACGGCGATCAGCCGGAGGACATCTCGTACTACCTGACGGTGTACAACGAGCCGATGGTGCAACCGGCCGAGCCGGAGAATGTGGACGCCGAGGGCATCCGTCGCGGCATCCACCTGATCTCGGAAGGCAGCCAGGGCGACAAGCGTGCCCAGGTGTTGGCGTCCGGTGTCGCGGTGCCGTGGGCTCTCGAGGCTCAGCAACTGTTGAAGAATGACTGGGGTGTCGAATCCGACGTCTGGTCGGTGACCAGCTGGAATGAGCTGGCTCGCGACGGCCGGGCCGCCGACGAGGAGGCTTTCGCCAACCCGGAGGCCGAGCGCAGGGTTCCGTTCGTGACTCAGCAGCTCTCCGGACATCAGGGACCTGCGGTGGCGGTCAGCGACTTCATGCGTGCGGTGCAGGACCAGATCCGTCCCTGGGTGCCGACCGACTACTACCCGCTGGGTGCCGACGGGTTCGGCTTCTCGGATACCAGGGCAGCGGCCAGGCGTCACCTGAAGATCGATGGCCCCTCGATCGTGGTGCGAGTGCTGCAGGCACTGGCCGATCGTGGTGAGCTGCC